The following proteins are co-located in the Manihot esculenta cultivar AM560-2 chromosome 9, M.esculenta_v8, whole genome shotgun sequence genome:
- the LOC110622885 gene encoding ATP-citrate synthase alpha chain protein 2 — MARKKIREYDSKRLLKEHLKRLANIDLQICSAQVTESTDFTELTNQEPWLSSSKLVVKPDMLFGKRGKSGLVALNLDLAQVAEFVKGRLGVEVEMGGCKAPITTFIVEPFVPHDQEFYLSIVSERLGSTISFSECGGIEIEENWDKVKTIFLPTEKPMTLEACAPLIATLPLEIRSKIGGFITGIFAVFQDLDFTFLEMNPFTLVNGEPYPLDMRGELDDTAAFKNFKKWGNIEFPLPFGRVLSPTESFIHSLDEKTSASLKFTVLNPKGRIWTMVAGGGASVIYADTVGDLGYASELGNYAEYSGAPNEEEVLQYARVVIDCSTADPDGRKRALLIGGGIANFTDVAATFNGIIRALREKESKLKAARMHIYVRRGGPNYQTGLAKMRSLGQELGVPLEVYGPEATMTGICKQAIDCIMSTA; from the exons TTCCAAGAGACTTCTCAAGGAGCATTTGAAGCGCCTTGCTAATATCGATCTCCAGATCTGCTCTGCTCAG GTGACTGAGTCTACAGACTTCACAGAGTTAACAAATCAAGAACCATGGCTTTCTTCTTCAAAATTAGTGGTGAAGCCCGATATGTTATTTGGGAAACGTGGGAAGAGTGGCTTGGTAGCTTTGAATTTAGATCTAGCTCAAGTGGCAGAATTTGTGAAAGGACGCCTTGGCGTTGAG gtTGAAATGGGTGGCTGCAAGGCACCAATAACTACATTCATTGTTGAACCATTCGTTCCACATGACCAAGAATTTTACCTCTCAATAGTTTCTGAAAGACTTGGCTCCACCATTAGCTTTTCAGAATGCGGGGgcattgaaattgaagagaacTGGGATAAG gTTAAGACCATTTTCCTTCCTACTGAGAAACCTATGACCTTGGAGGCATGTGCTCCGTTGATTGCTACACTTCCTTTGGAG ATTAGAAGTAAAATTGGTGGCTTTATAACGGGCATCTTTGCTGTCTTTCAAG ATCTGGACTTCACTTTTCTAGAGATGAACCCATTTACCCTGGTAAATGGAGAGCCATATCCATTGGATATGAGAGGAGAGCTGGATGACACTGCTGCCTTTAAGAATTTCAAGAA GTGGGGTAACATAGAGTTTCCTCTTCCTTTTGGAAGAGTTCTCAGCCCTACTGAAAGCTTCATTCATTCACTAGATGAAAAG ACTAGTGCGTCTTTGAAATTCACTGTTTTGAACCCAAAAGGTCGCATATGGACGATGGTTGCTGGAGGTGGTGCAAGTGTTATATATGCCGATACT GTTGGTGATTTAGGTTATGCATCAGAGCTTGGCAACTATGCAGAGTATAGTGGAGCTCCTAATGAGGAGGAAGTCTTGCAATATGCAAGAGTTGTAATTGAT TGTTCTACTGCTGATCCTGATGGTCGTAAAAGAGCCCTTCTTATTGGAGGTGGCATTGCTAACTTCACAGATGTTGCGGCTACTTTCAACGGTATCATTCGAGCCCTTCGAGAAAAG GAATCCAAGTTAAAAGCAGCAAGAATGCACATCTACGTTCGAAGAGGTGGTCCAAACTACCAGACTGGATTGGCAAAGATGCGCTCTCTGGGACAAGAGTTG